One Gordonia mangrovi genomic region harbors:
- a CDS encoding substrate-binding domain-containing protein: MAAACASAMLIVAGCSSTGGAPDDDGGDGGGYGNAGTPELTIAMITHEVPGDSFWDLIRKGAEMAAKKDNINLQYSSDPEAPNQANLVQTAIDSKVDGIALTLAKPDAMAPAVQRAIEAGIPVVAFNSGFDNWKEMGVQQYFGQDETLAGRTAGERLTQEGRKKVLCVIQEQGQVALESRCAGVRQGFTGGGFEILNVNSKDMPSVEATMTAKLQQDPSIDTVVTLGAPIAQTAVQSKGNAGSQAEIVTFDTNAALVPLIQNGEVKWAVDQQPYVQGYEAVDALWLNLTNANTIGGGEAVLTGPAFIDESNIDAVAEYAENGTR; encoded by the coding sequence ATGGCCGCCGCATGCGCATCTGCGATGCTGATCGTGGCCGGTTGTTCCAGCACGGGTGGTGCCCCCGACGATGACGGCGGCGACGGTGGCGGTTACGGCAACGCGGGCACCCCGGAGTTGACGATCGCGATGATCACCCACGAGGTGCCGGGTGACTCGTTCTGGGACCTGATCCGCAAGGGCGCCGAGATGGCGGCCAAGAAGGACAACATCAATCTGCAGTACTCGTCGGACCCCGAGGCGCCCAATCAGGCCAACCTGGTACAAACCGCCATCGACAGCAAGGTCGATGGGATCGCACTGACGCTGGCCAAGCCCGACGCGATGGCTCCGGCCGTGCAACGCGCGATCGAGGCCGGCATCCCGGTCGTCGCCTTCAACTCCGGTTTCGATAACTGGAAGGAGATGGGCGTGCAGCAGTACTTCGGTCAGGACGAGACCCTCGCCGGTCGCACCGCAGGTGAACGTCTGACGCAGGAGGGTCGCAAGAAGGTGCTCTGCGTGATCCAGGAGCAGGGGCAGGTCGCACTCGAATCCCGCTGTGCCGGAGTCCGTCAGGGCTTCACCGGAGGTGGCTTCGAGATCCTCAACGTCAACAGCAAGGACATGCCGTCGGTGGAGGCGACGATGACCGCGAAGCTGCAGCAGGATCCGTCCATCGACACGGTGGTGACCCTGGGCGCACCCATCGCGCAGACCGCGGTGCAATCCAAAGGCAACGCCGGCTCGCAGGCCGAGATCGTCACCTTCGACACCAACGCCGCGCTGGTGCCGCTGATCCAGAACGGCGAGGTCAAGTGGGCGGTGGATCAGCAGCCGTACGTGCAGGGCTACGAAGCCGTCGACGCTCTCTGGCTCAACCTCACCAATGCGAACACCATCGGCGGTGGCGAGGCCGTGCTGACCGGACCGGCCTTCATCGACGAGTCGAACATCGACGCCGTGGCCGAATACGCCGAGAACGGCACCCGCTGA
- a CDS encoding MFS transporter produces MSTRRLLGRAGTARASADFPYALALLGAGAMFMEILDATIVATALPAIAADLGVRPLDATVIATSYLITLAVLIPLSGWVADRFGVRRVFLVAVAVFTLASAGCALAPDLTTLVAMRVLQAAGGAMMVPVGRLAVLRTVPRGELVRAIAYLTWPALVAPVVAPLIGGAIVTHASWRVIFAINLPIGLVGIIAAFCWCRPADSDTTRRRLDVLGVLCTTAAVGAAMFAAQELTADDPRWWVVALGALAGSILGVVALRRMRSAPHPLLNLDVLQVRSFATVVGFGTVYRIGISAVPFLLPLLFQLRFGWSAVAAGAMVTALFVGNVVIKPLTTPLMRRWGIRRVLVADLMASVVSFGALALLSATTSAVVIGTVLVISGALRSIGFSAYNTLAFADVGPAELSDANAVHAAVQELGAAFGVALAAVAISVFARLDVLPAGAYSAAFVLLGVLMAVCAVGAWRLPAAAGERALRTVPTAS; encoded by the coding sequence GTGAGCACGCGGCGTCTGCTCGGGCGGGCGGGCACCGCCCGGGCATCTGCGGACTTCCCGTATGCGCTCGCCCTGCTCGGGGCCGGGGCGATGTTCATGGAGATCCTCGACGCCACCATCGTCGCGACCGCGCTGCCGGCCATCGCTGCCGATCTCGGAGTGCGTCCGCTCGATGCCACGGTGATCGCGACCTCCTACCTGATCACCCTGGCGGTGCTGATCCCGCTGTCGGGGTGGGTGGCCGATCGGTTCGGTGTGCGCCGCGTGTTCCTGGTCGCGGTCGCGGTGTTCACCCTCGCGTCGGCGGGCTGCGCGCTGGCCCCGGATCTCACGACCCTGGTGGCGATGCGGGTGCTGCAGGCGGCCGGCGGCGCGATGATGGTGCCGGTCGGACGGCTGGCGGTCCTGCGCACGGTGCCGCGCGGTGAACTGGTGCGGGCGATCGCCTACCTGACGTGGCCGGCCCTGGTGGCGCCGGTGGTGGCACCGTTGATCGGCGGAGCGATCGTCACGCATGCGTCGTGGCGGGTCATCTTCGCGATCAACCTGCCGATCGGCCTGGTCGGCATCATCGCCGCGTTCTGCTGGTGTCGGCCCGCGGACTCGGACACGACACGACGCCGACTCGATGTGCTCGGGGTGCTGTGCACCACCGCGGCGGTCGGCGCGGCGATGTTCGCGGCGCAGGAACTGACCGCCGACGATCCGCGCTGGTGGGTGGTCGCGCTCGGTGCGCTCGCGGGGTCGATCTTGGGCGTGGTGGCGCTGCGGCGGATGCGGTCGGCCCCACATCCGCTACTGAATCTTGATGTGCTGCAGGTGCGCTCCTTCGCCACGGTGGTCGGGTTCGGCACCGTGTACCGCATCGGGATCAGCGCGGTGCCGTTCTTGTTGCCGTTGCTGTTCCAGCTGCGCTTCGGCTGGTCGGCAGTGGCCGCGGGCGCAATGGTGACCGCGCTGTTCGTCGGCAACGTCGTCATCAAGCCGCTGACCACACCACTGATGCGACGCTGGGGCATCCGACGGGTGCTGGTGGCGGACCTGATGGCGTCGGTGGTGTCCTTCGGGGCTCTCGCGTTGCTCAGCGCAACCACGTCGGCGGTGGTGATCGGCACGGTCTTGGTGATCTCCGGGGCGCTCCGCTCGATCGGCTTCTCCGCATACAACACCCTGGCGTTCGCCGACGTCGGGCCCGCGGAGCTCAGCGACGCGAACGCGGTGCACGCCGCGGTGCAGGAACTCGGCGCTGCGTTCGGGGTCGCGCTTGCCGCCGTGGCGATCTCGGTGTTCGCACGCCTCGATGTGCTGCCCGCCGGCGCCTACTCGGCGGCCTTCGTGCTGCTCGGGGTGCTGATGGCGGTCTGTGCGGTGGGGGCCTGGCGCCTGCCCGCGGCGGCCGGTGAGCGCGCATTGCGGACGGTTCCCACCGCCTCCTAG
- a CDS encoding Gfo/Idh/MocA family protein: MGRAHAAAYARIRHHYPDLTPVPRLMVIADEVTDRAAAAAAQFDVPATVADWRELVADPTIGAVSVTAPNFLHRDIGCAVAAAGKHLWIEKPVGLSAADARAVASAAATAGVRTAVGFNYRNVPAVAAARELVAAGEIGEVTHARFRLFSDYAAHPDGALSWRFQRDRGGNGVLGDLASHGADLVWFLLGDIESLVADTAIFVAERPKPTGATAGHQLASGGERGPVENEDYVSAQLRMAGGARCVLEASRVSVGAQNSYGFEIHGTKGVVRWDYRRMGELEVGAGDAYQDLSVATRFVGPGSGDYAAFQPGAANPMSYDDLKVIEAARFCESIAEPTRAGATIDDAVRAAEVLDAMTTSVREGTWIAPASMR, from the coding sequence ATGGGTCGGGCGCACGCTGCGGCCTATGCGCGTATCCGCCATCACTATCCCGACCTCACGCCGGTGCCGCGGCTGATGGTCATCGCCGACGAGGTGACCGATCGGGCCGCAGCGGCCGCCGCCCAGTTCGACGTACCGGCCACGGTCGCCGATTGGCGTGAGCTGGTGGCGGACCCGACCATCGGTGCCGTCAGTGTGACCGCCCCCAACTTCCTGCATCGCGATATCGGCTGCGCCGTCGCGGCGGCGGGCAAGCACCTGTGGATCGAGAAGCCGGTCGGGTTGTCCGCCGCCGATGCGCGGGCGGTGGCGTCGGCGGCCGCGACGGCCGGCGTCCGAACCGCCGTCGGGTTCAACTACCGCAACGTGCCCGCGGTGGCGGCGGCGCGCGAACTGGTGGCCGCCGGCGAGATCGGTGAGGTCACCCACGCCCGGTTCCGGTTGTTCAGTGACTATGCCGCACATCCCGACGGTGCATTGAGTTGGCGCTTCCAGCGCGATCGCGGCGGCAACGGTGTCCTCGGCGACCTCGCCTCGCATGGCGCCGATCTGGTCTGGTTCCTGTTGGGCGACATCGAGTCGCTGGTCGCCGACACCGCGATCTTTGTCGCCGAGCGCCCCAAGCCGACCGGAGCGACGGCCGGTCACCAGCTCGCCTCCGGCGGTGAGCGCGGTCCGGTCGAGAACGAGGACTATGTCTCGGCGCAGTTGCGCATGGCCGGCGGTGCCCGATGTGTGCTCGAGGCCAGCCGGGTGTCCGTCGGTGCGCAGAACTCCTACGGGTTCGAGATCCACGGCACCAAGGGGGTCGTGCGGTGGGACTACCGGCGGATGGGTGAACTGGAGGTCGGTGCCGGCGACGCTTATCAGGATCTGTCGGTGGCCACGCGGTTCGTGGGTCCCGGCAGCGGCGACTACGCGGCGTTCCAGCCCGGCGCGGCCAATCCGATGAGCTATGACGACCTGAAGGTGATCGAGGCGGCCCGCTTCTGTGAATCGATCGCCGAGCCCACGCGCGCCGGCGCCACCATCGACGATGCGGTGCGCGCGGCGGAGGTGCTCGATGCGATGACGACGTCGGTGCGTGAGGGCACCTGGATCGCCCCCGCGTCGATGAGGTGA
- the iolC gene encoding 5-dehydro-2-deoxygluconokinase, with product MTAQQSSDSAQAPTFDVVAIGRSGVDIYPQQIGVGLEEVSSFGKFLGGSAANVSVAAARLGHSSALISGVGDDPFGRFVRSELARLGVDNRYVGVDDEYATPVTFCEIFPPDDFPLYFYRKPTAPDLQIDVADIDTSAVHDARLYWSTVTGLSEEPSRSAHFAAWEARGRQSLTVLDLDYRPMFWSSPAAATEQVRRALSHVTVAVGNREECEVAVGETDPHAAADALLDLGVELAIVKQGPKGVLGKTRSESIEVAPIPVDVVNGLGAGDSFGGSLCHGLLEGWPLEKILRHANAAGSIVAGRLECSTAMPTADEVAALATNAQEKLNV from the coding sequence GTGACCGCACAACAGTCCTCCGACTCGGCCCAGGCGCCGACGTTCGACGTTGTCGCCATCGGCCGCAGCGGCGTCGACATCTATCCGCAGCAGATCGGTGTCGGCCTCGAGGAGGTGAGCAGCTTCGGCAAGTTCCTCGGTGGCAGCGCCGCCAACGTGAGCGTGGCCGCTGCCCGCCTCGGACACAGCAGCGCGCTGATCTCCGGGGTCGGCGACGACCCGTTCGGCCGGTTCGTCCGCAGCGAACTCGCGCGCCTGGGCGTCGACAACCGCTACGTCGGCGTCGACGACGAGTACGCCACGCCGGTCACCTTCTGCGAGATCTTCCCCCCAGACGACTTTCCGCTCTACTTCTACCGCAAACCAACCGCCCCGGACCTGCAGATCGACGTCGCCGACATCGACACCTCGGCCGTGCACGACGCCCGGTTGTATTGGTCGACGGTCACCGGCCTGTCCGAGGAACCCTCGCGCAGCGCACATTTCGCCGCGTGGGAGGCCCGCGGGCGACAGTCGCTGACCGTACTCGACCTCGACTACCGGCCGATGTTCTGGTCGTCGCCGGCGGCGGCCACCGAGCAGGTTCGTCGGGCCCTGTCACACGTCACGGTGGCGGTCGGCAACCGCGAGGAATGTGAGGTCGCCGTCGGCGAGACCGACCCGCATGCGGCCGCCGACGCACTGCTCGACCTCGGCGTCGAGCTGGCCATCGTCAAACAAGGCCCCAAGGGTGTGCTCGGCAAGACCCGCTCGGAGAGCATCGAGGTGGCACCGATACCGGTCGATGTCGTCAACGGACTCGGCGCGGGCGACAGCTTCGGCGGCAGCCTCTGCCACGGCCTGCTGGAGGGCTGGCCGCTGGAGAAGATCCTCCGTCACGCCAACGCCGCCGGTTCCATCGTCGCCGGTCGACTCGAGTGTTCGACCGCCATGCCCACCGCCGATGAGGTGGCTGCACTCGCCACGAACGCACAGGAGAAACTCAATGTCTGA
- a CDS encoding Cgl0159 family (beta/alpha)8-fold protein yields the protein MGTAAVVSPLCSTYAEVTAIRATRPQAIAEAWAQRHPRPTITGDDRLMIVAADHPARGALSVGSNPRAMNSRSDLLDRLRTALANPGVDGVLATSDILEDLLLLGALDNKVVLSSMNRGGLAGASFELDDRMTAATAKWTIDVGLNGAKMLCRVDLGDPGTLNMMTACAAAVDELAAGESIAMLEPFLSSRIDGKVRNDLTADAVIKSMHIIQGLGSTSAYTWLKLPVVDEMERVMDATTLPTLLLGGDPQTAPDETFASWERALRIPSVRGLIVGRTLLYPADDDVATAVDTAVNLVS from the coding sequence ATGGGCACCGCCGCGGTGGTCTCCCCGCTGTGCTCCACCTATGCCGAGGTCACCGCGATCCGGGCCACCCGCCCACAGGCGATCGCCGAGGCGTGGGCACAGCGCCACCCGCGCCCGACGATCACCGGCGACGACCGGTTGATGATCGTCGCCGCCGATCACCCGGCCCGTGGGGCGCTGTCGGTCGGATCGAACCCGAGAGCCATGAACAGCCGGTCCGACCTGCTCGACCGGTTGCGGACCGCGTTGGCCAACCCGGGGGTCGACGGCGTCCTGGCTACCTCGGACATCCTCGAGGATCTGCTGCTGTTGGGCGCACTGGACAACAAGGTGGTGTTAAGTTCGATGAACCGCGGCGGGCTGGCCGGGGCCTCGTTCGAACTCGACGACCGGATGACCGCGGCCACCGCCAAGTGGACCATTGACGTAGGTCTCAACGGCGCGAAGATGCTTTGCCGGGTCGACCTCGGTGACCCGGGGACGCTCAATATGATGACCGCATGTGCGGCCGCCGTCGACGAACTCGCGGCCGGCGAATCGATCGCGATGCTCGAGCCGTTCCTGTCGTCGCGGATCGACGGCAAGGTCCGCAACGACCTGACCGCCGACGCGGTGATCAAGTCGATGCACATCATCCAGGGACTCGGGTCCACCTCGGCCTACACCTGGCTCAAGCTGCCGGTGGTCGATGAGATGGAACGCGTCATGGACGCCACCACGCTGCCGACCCTGCTGCTCGGCGGCGACCCGCAGACGGCGCCGGATGAGACCTTCGCGAGTTGGGAACGCGCACTGCGCATCCCGTCGGTCCGGGGACTGATTGTGGGACGCACGCTGCTGTATCCGGCCGACGACGACGTGGCCACCGCGGTCGACACCGCAGTCAACCTGGTGAGCTGA
- the iolB gene encoding 5-deoxy-glucuronate isomerase — MNSKYYIPAGTGTVPLTVDITPESAGWTESSLFVVELGAGESITRRTGDDEIIVVPLAGSASVSSGGVTFDLAGRASVFDGPSDFAYVGRDSEFTVTSAAGGRFALCGARAKARLPFRYVPAADVPIELRGAGNCSRQVHNFGTAGVFEADSIIACEVITPGGNWSSYPAHKHDENSENESQLEEIYYFEIDRGADGSPGFGYHRVYGTPERPIEVLEEVRSGDVVLVPHGYHGPSIAAPGYHMYYLNVMAGPGDERAWKICDDPAHTWLRGSWEHQDVDPRLPLHGNNS, encoded by the coding sequence GTGAACTCGAAGTACTACATCCCGGCCGGCACCGGCACTGTGCCGCTGACCGTCGACATCACACCGGAGTCGGCCGGCTGGACCGAGTCGTCGTTGTTCGTGGTCGAGCTCGGTGCCGGTGAGTCGATCACACGGCGAACCGGCGATGACGAGATCATCGTCGTGCCGCTCGCCGGGTCGGCCAGCGTGTCGTCGGGCGGCGTCACCTTCGACCTCGCCGGCCGCGCGAGTGTCTTCGACGGGCCCAGCGACTTCGCCTACGTGGGACGCGACTCCGAGTTCACCGTGACCAGTGCAGCGGGCGGACGGTTCGCGCTGTGCGGCGCACGGGCGAAGGCCCGTCTGCCGTTCCGTTACGTACCGGCCGCCGATGTCCCCATCGAGCTGCGCGGCGCGGGCAACTGCAGCCGTCAGGTACACAACTTCGGCACCGCCGGCGTCTTCGAGGCCGACTCGATCATCGCGTGCGAGGTCATCACACCGGGCGGGAACTGGTCGAGTTATCCCGCGCACAAACACGACGAGAACTCCGAGAACGAATCACAACTCGAGGAGATCTACTACTTCGAGATCGATCGGGGCGCCGACGGCTCACCGGGATTCGGCTATCACCGGGTCTACGGCACGCCTGAACGTCCGATCGAGGTGCTCGAGGAGGTTCGCAGCGGCGATGTCGTCCTGGTGCCGCACGGCTACCACGGACCGTCCATCGCGGCACCCGGATACCACATGTACTACCTCAACGTGATGGCCGGGCCCGGCGACGAGCGCGCCTGGAAGATCTGCGACGACCCGGCCCACACGTGGCTACGCGGCAGCTGGGAACACCAGGACGTCGATCCCCGACTCCCCCTGCACGGCAACAACTCCTGA
- the iolD gene encoding 3D-(3,5/4)-trihydroxycyclohexane-1,2-dione acylhydrolase (decyclizing) has product MAPINSGRAGGVTGLRTPHGESTVRLTVAQATVRFLANQYVERDGERSKFFAGCFGIFGHGNVAGLGQALLQNEIDDVNSGRGLSLKYVLGRNEQAMVHSAVGYARMKDRLQAWAVTASVGPGATNMLTGAALATINRLPVLLLPADTFATRATSPVLQELELPSSGDVTVNDAFKPVSRYFDRVWRPEQLPGALLGAMRVLTDPVETGAATVAIPQDVQAEAYDFPESLFAERTWHVARPLPERHVIAEAAEIIASAQRPLIVAGGGVIYSHATDALARFCERTGIPVGQSQAGKGSLPYDHPQSVGAIGSTGTTAANTLAADADVVIGIGTRYSDFTTASRTAFTGDGVRFVNINVASLDSVKHSGYSVVADARESIEALDELLSEYAVDPTYQERVTALAQEWDDIVEQAYSPTSVGTNVATGDEALTQGAVIGLVNETSDPRDVVVCAAGSMPGDLHKLWRTRDSKGYHVEYGYSCMGYEVAGGLGVKMACPDRDVFVMVGDGSYLMMATELVTAVQENLKVIVVLVQNHGFASIGSLSESLGSQRFGTNYRYRGDNGRLQGATLPVDLAANAASLGADVIRATTAAEFTDAIKAAKAAERTTVIHVETDPLIGAPDSESWWDVPVSETSTLESTQQAYEIYAQWKAVQRPYLNPTDPTTGGNK; this is encoded by the coding sequence GTGGCACCGATCAACTCCGGACGCGCCGGCGGCGTCACCGGCCTCCGCACCCCCCACGGTGAATCAACCGTCCGCCTCACCGTCGCCCAGGCGACCGTGCGATTCCTCGCCAACCAGTACGTCGAGCGCGACGGCGAGCGGAGCAAGTTCTTCGCCGGATGCTTCGGCATCTTCGGTCACGGCAATGTCGCCGGTCTCGGCCAGGCGTTGCTGCAGAACGAGATCGACGACGTGAACAGTGGTCGGGGGCTGTCCCTGAAGTATGTCCTCGGACGCAACGAACAGGCGATGGTGCACTCCGCCGTCGGCTACGCCCGCATGAAGGACCGACTACAGGCGTGGGCGGTGACCGCGTCCGTCGGTCCCGGAGCGACCAACATGCTGACCGGCGCGGCGCTGGCCACCATCAACCGGTTGCCGGTGCTGCTCTTGCCGGCCGACACCTTCGCCACCCGCGCCACCTCCCCGGTGCTACAGGAACTCGAACTGCCCTCATCGGGTGACGTCACCGTCAACGACGCGTTCAAACCGGTCTCGCGCTACTTCGATCGGGTGTGGCGGCCCGAACAGCTGCCGGGTGCCCTACTCGGCGCGATGCGGGTGCTCACCGATCCGGTGGAGACCGGCGCTGCCACCGTCGCGATCCCGCAGGACGTCCAGGCCGAGGCCTATGACTTCCCGGAATCCCTGTTCGCCGAACGCACCTGGCACGTCGCCCGCCCGCTCCCGGAGCGCCACGTGATCGCCGAGGCCGCCGAGATCATCGCCTCGGCACAGCGTCCGCTCATCGTTGCCGGCGGCGGTGTCATCTACAGCCACGCCACCGACGCCCTGGCCCGCTTCTGCGAACGAACCGGCATTCCGGTCGGGCAGAGTCAGGCGGGCAAGGGCTCGCTGCCCTACGATCACCCACAGTCCGTGGGCGCCATCGGCTCGACCGGCACCACCGCTGCCAATACGCTGGCCGCCGACGCCGATGTGGTGATCGGTATCGGCACCCGCTACAGCGATTTCACCACCGCCTCGCGCACCGCCTTCACCGGCGACGGCGTGCGTTTCGTGAACATCAATGTGGCGTCCCTGGATTCGGTCAAGCACAGCGGCTACAGCGTGGTCGCCGACGCCCGCGAATCCATCGAGGCCCTCGACGAGTTGCTCTCCGAGTACGCAGTCGACCCCACCTACCAGGAGCGGGTCACCGCACTCGCGCAGGAGTGGGACGACATCGTCGAGCAGGCCTACTCCCCGACCTCGGTCGGCACCAACGTCGCCACCGGCGACGAGGCGCTGACCCAGGGTGCGGTCATCGGGCTGGTGAACGAAACCTCCGATCCACGCGATGTCGTCGTCTGCGCGGCGGGCTCCATGCCCGGTGACCTGCACAAGCTCTGGCGGACCCGCGACTCCAAGGGCTACCACGTCGAATATGGCTACTCCTGCATGGGCTACGAGGTCGCCGGCGGTCTCGGCGTCAAGATGGCCTGTCCCGACCGTGACGTGTTCGTCATGGTCGGCGACGGCTCCTACCTGATGATGGCCACCGAACTCGTCACGGCGGTCCAGGAGAATCTGAAGGTGATCGTCGTGCTGGTGCAGAACCACGGGTTCGCGTCCATCGGCTCACTGTCGGAGTCGCTGGGCTCGCAACGGTTCGGCACCAACTACCGCTACCGCGGCGACAACGGGCGGCTCCAGGGCGCCACCCTGCCGGTGGACCTCGCCGCCAACGCTGCCTCGCTCGGTGCCGACGTCATCCGAGCCACCACCGCCGCCGAGTTCACCGACGCCATCAAGGCCGCCAAGGCCGCCGAGCGCACCACCGTCATACACGTGGAGACCGACCCGCTGATCGGTGCCCCGGACAGCGAATCCTGGTGGGACGTACCGGTATCTGAGACGTCGACTCTGGAATCCACGCAGCAGGCCTACGAGATCTACGCACAGTGGAAGGCCGTGCAGCGGCCATACCTGAACCCGACCGACCCGACCACGGGAGGAAACAAATGA
- a CDS encoding Gfo/Idh/MocA family protein yields MTTDLRIAVLGVGMMGADHVARITERTKGATVTVLNDYFPDKAEELAATIPGCRVINDPLDAIADPDVDAVILATPGPTHEKQLLACLEAGKPVMCEKPLTTDVATSLEIVEREAELGRKLIQVGFMRRFDHEYEQLKDLIDDGTFGQPLLAHFVHRNPAVPPNFDSAMIVKDSLVHEVDATRFFFDEEITSVQIIAPGSNPNAPEGLKDPQIAIFTTESGRHIDVECFVTTGVAYEVRTELVGELGSAFIGLDQGLIRKQRNPVQADTGDGRKIAGIATGDITPSFVERFGVAYDVEIQRWVNAVRRGDNVDGPGAWDGYAAAAVCAAGVKALETGQPQTVEMVSRASIPGA; encoded by the coding sequence ATGACCACGGATCTTCGCATCGCCGTCCTCGGCGTCGGCATGATGGGCGCCGACCACGTCGCCCGCATCACCGAGCGCACCAAGGGCGCCACCGTCACCGTGCTCAATGACTACTTCCCGGACAAGGCCGAGGAATTGGCCGCAACCATCCCTGGGTGTCGGGTCATCAACGACCCGCTCGACGCCATCGCCGATCCGGATGTCGACGCGGTCATCCTCGCCACCCCCGGCCCGACCCACGAGAAGCAGCTACTCGCCTGCCTCGAGGCCGGTAAGCCGGTCATGTGCGAGAAGCCGCTCACCACCGACGTCGCGACCTCACTGGAGATCGTCGAGAGGGAGGCAGAACTGGGCCGCAAGCTCATTCAGGTCGGCTTCATGCGCCGCTTCGACCACGAGTACGAGCAGCTCAAGGACCTTATCGACGATGGCACCTTCGGTCAGCCGTTGTTGGCGCACTTCGTGCATCGCAACCCGGCGGTACCGCCGAACTTCGACAGCGCGATGATCGTCAAGGACTCCCTCGTGCATGAGGTCGACGCGACACGGTTCTTCTTCGACGAGGAGATCACCTCGGTGCAGATCATCGCACCCGGTTCGAATCCGAACGCTCCCGAAGGCCTCAAGGATCCGCAGATCGCCATCTTCACCACCGAATCCGGCAGGCACATCGACGTCGAGTGCTTCGTCACCACCGGTGTCGCCTATGAGGTACGCACCGAGCTGGTGGGCGAGCTGGGCTCGGCGTTTATCGGCCTCGACCAAGGACTGATCCGCAAGCAGCGCAACCCGGTTCAGGCCGACACAGGCGACGGACGCAAGATCGCCGGCATCGCCACCGGGGATATCACGCCGTCGTTCGTCGAGCGATTCGGCGTCGCCTACGATGTCGAGATCCAGCGCTGGGTCAACGCGGTCCGCCGCGGCGACAACGTCGACGGCCCCGGCGCCTGGGACGGGTACGCCGCCGCCGCGGTGTGCGCGGCCGGGGTCAAGGCACTCGAGACCGGTCAACCCCAGACCGTCGAAATGGTCTCGCGCGCATCCATTCCCGGCGCGTAG